From a single Solanum dulcamara chromosome 4, daSolDulc1.2, whole genome shotgun sequence genomic region:
- the LOC129884127 gene encoding uncharacterized protein LOC129884127, producing the protein MFTPLQILSVFYYCKSIFLGFASAFIKLVDHAECFVDSLKPTGFSFFLVLLFSFLFYLTGIVEPDLTVNRVLLPTGGGGMNSTMDDMNLIHQAQRHHLVVREIGEEIDLEIGPGDDDPSFSNNTLINVPPQESAVEDHDESKQMMIHQASGGNQDLLKTQPAKKKKKVIKRWREEWADTYKWAYVDVKDGTARIFCSVCREYGRKHRRNPYGNEGSRNMQMSALEEHNNSLLHKEALRLQMASKDKIVVDKPLFVKALMSKTAGSIIEAALKRDPHELEFIQSVQEAIHALERVISKNSSYVSTMERLLEPERTIIFRVPWVDDRGETHVNRGFRVHFNQTLGPCRGGLRFHPSMNLSIAKFLSFGQTLKNALSPYRLGGSSGGSDFDPKSKSDSEVMRFCQSFMNELYRYLGPEKDLPSEEMGVGTREMGFLHGQYRRLAGHSQGSFTGPRVNWSGSSLRTEATGYGLVFFAQLILADMNKELKGLRCAVSGSGKIAMHVLEKLIAYGAVPITVSDAKGYLVDDDGFDFLKISFLRDIKAQQRSLRDYSKTYARSKYYDEAKPWSERCDVAFPCASQNEINQSDAINIVNSGCRILVEGSNMPCTAEAVDVLRKANVLVAPSMAAGVGGVVAGELELKECNLNWSPEDFESKLQEAMKQTYQRALKAATDFGYQKESPEALIHGAVISAFLTIAHGMVDQGCV; encoded by the exons ATGTTTACTCCATTACAAATTTTGAGTGTATTTTACTACTGTAAATCGATTTTTCTAGGATTTGCTAGTGCATTTATAAAGTTGGTAGATCATGCAGAATGCTTTGTTGATAGTCTCAAGCCAACTGGTTTCTCCTTCTTCCTTGTGCTCctcttttctttcttattttaccTAACGGGGATTGTAGAGCCTGATCTGACAGTAAATAGAG TGCTACTTCCAACTGGTGGGGGTGGGATGAATTCTACAATGGATGACATGAACTTGATCCATCAGGCTCAGAGGCATCATCTTGTAGTGAGAGAGATAGGAGAAGAGATTGATTTGGAAATAGGACCTGGGGATGATGACCCTTCATTTAGTAATAATACTTTGATTAATGTTCCACCACAAGAATCTGCAGTCGAAGACCATGATGAGAGCAAGCAGATGATGATTCATCAGGCTTCCGGTGGAAATCAGGACTTGTTGAAGACCCAACCagcgaaaaagaaaaagaaggtcATTAAAAGATGGAGAGAGGAGTGGGCAGATACGTATAAATGGGCATATGTTGATGTGAAAGATGGCACAGCAAGGATATTCTGTTCTGTTTGCAGAGAATATGGTAGGAAGCATAGGAGGAATCCATATGGAAATGAAGGCAGCCGAAACATGCAGATGAGCGCTCTGGAGGAGCATAATAATAGTCTACTTCACAAAGAAGCTCTTCGTCTCCAAATGGCATCCAAAGATAAGATTGTTGTTGACAAACCTTTATTTGTTAAag CTCTTATGTCAAAAACGGCTGGATCAATTATTGAAGCTGCACTGAAAAGGGATCCCCATGAACTAGAGTTCATACAGTCTGTTCAAGAAGCGATTCATGCTTTAGAAAGAGTCATTTCAAAAAACTCAAG TTATGTAAGCACCATGGAGCGATTATTAGAACCTGAGCGCACAATTATTTTTCGAGTGCCGTGGGTTGATGATAGGGGTGAGACGCATGTGAACCGTGGGTTTCGGGTTCATTTTAATCAGACTCTAGGTCCATGCAGGGGTGGTCTCCGGTTCCATCCATCAATGAACTTGAGTATTGCCAAATTTCTTAGCTTTGGACAG ACTTTGAAAAATGCCTTGTCGCCTTACCGACTTGGGGGTTCTTCAGGTGGAAGTGATTTTGATCCTAAAAGCAAAAGTGATAGTGAG GTCATGCGATTTTGTCAGAGTTTTATGAATGAACTGTATCGTTATTTGGGTCCTGAAAAG GATCTTCCTTCGGAGGAGATGGGTGTTGGTACTAGAGAAATGGGCTTTTTGCATGGACAATATCGCCGACTGGCAGGTCATTCACAG GGAAGTTTCACAGGACCTAGAGTAAATTGGTCAGGCTCCAGTCTTCGAACTGAGGCTACTGGCTACGGATTG GTTTTCTTTGCACAGCTTATACTTGCAGACATGAACAAAGAACTAAAAGGATTGAG GTGTGCAGTTAGTGGTTCTGGAAAGATTGCGATGCATGTCCTAGAGAAGCTTATTGCTTATGGGGCCGTTCCCATTACCGTATCTG ATGCAAAGGGTTATCTGGTGGATGATGATGGATTTGATTTCTTGAAGATATCTTTCCTGAGGGATATCAAAGCTCAGCAGAGAAGCTTaag AGACTACTCAAAGACTTATGCTCGCTCAAAGTACTATGATGAAGCTAAGCCTTGGAGTGAAAGGTGTGATGTTGCATTTCCCTGTGCCTCACAGAATGAAATTAATCAATCTGACGCCATTAACATAGTTAACTCTGGTTGCCGTATACTCGTAGAAG GCTCCAATATGCCATGTACCGCTGAAGCAGTTGATGTTTTGAGAAAGGCTAATGTCCTAGTTGCTCCTTCTATGGCTGCTGGTGTGGGAGGG GTTGTTGCAGGAGAACTTGAATTAAAAGAGTGCAATTTGAACTGGTCTCCAGAGGATTTTGAGTCTAAATTACAG GAGGCTATGAAACAGACTTACCAGAGAGCCCTAAAAGCAGCAACTGATTTCGGTTATCAAAAGGAAAGTCCAGA GGCATTGATCCATGGAGCAGTGATCTCTGCTTTCCTAACGATCGCCCATGGTATGGTGGACCAAGGATGTGTATAA